Within Anopheles ziemanni chromosome 2, idAnoZiCoDA_A2_x.2, whole genome shotgun sequence, the genomic segment ttgcgatgttggattgctttttgtctcattttgtttgttttgatgattTCACCACTAGCTCAGGCTGTAAATGTTCACTGTGCAAAAGTTGGCGGGATTTAGTGCGTCTCATTGAATGAGGGGTTTCATCTTGCTGCCTATTGGCGCATCTTTACATCCTGGCATTCGTCCACGGTTGAGGGGATGCTGGAGAGCATTGAGTTTAGCTTTCCTATTACCTACCCGTAAAGATACTCTTTGGGTTGGTTCCTCCGCGCTTCCGTATTAGTCGTGCTGAAACTGAAAACATTCATGGTTAATGGTTGCAGTAGAGTCACACTCTAGCACTCTGATGCTTTGCCTACTTGAGTTATCCTGCGGACTGAGAGGACGCTCGAGAACGCACTGTATTGCCGCAATCCACTCGTCCCGGTCCTGCTCGCTGTGCGACGACATATTATACGTTCGCTCGGGTGTGAACAGTGTAAAACTGAAGCCCTGATCTTTGGCCCCGGCCGGTGCACCGATACGGACACTGTAGCCATCCAGCTGATTGCCGAGGAAGATTTCACCCTTCGGGTTCGCATCCAGTTGATCGTCGTGGTACATCAGCTTGCGATCGTCCAGCGTAAACCACCGCCGTTTGTAGCTGTCCGTGGCCCGCGGACCCGTCTTGAGCAGCCAGCCCTCGCGCGTAAAGTCGTGCGTTAGCGAATCGGCCAGCTCGCTCTCCGAGGCGCTCGGGAAGGCAATCTGCAGCCGGTGCAGTTTGGCGCATCGGATAGCCATGTACCAGTTGTTTATCACCTCCGGATCGTCGTGATAAACGTAGATGTGCCTCGTCGTTCCGTCTTTCATGAACGTCAACTGCAGTGAGTTTGGGTTACCGATCTTCATCGGGGCGTACACGACGTTCAGCTCCGATATCCGCAGTATGGCCTTTGGTTCACGCTTTTCCCTCACGTAGTAACGCAACGTATCTTGCAACCCGGATAGAACGAACTTTCGGGGCTGGTAACGGCTGTCCTCCTTGCCGCGCTTCATCAGGAAACCCTCCATCCGGCCGGACGTGTAGCTGGGCCGTTCAATCATGCAGAATTCTAAACGCTCGTACTTGGCTCTGAT encodes:
- the LOC131282698 gene encoding arf-GAP with dual PH domain-containing protein 1-like, which codes for MADQNEKILHRLLQVDGNNICADCDSKNPEWASYNIGIFLCTRCCAVHRSMGAHISKVKHLKLDKWEDSQLERMIDMGNKAAKVKYESRVPACYRRPKENDPQVLIEQWIRAKYERLEFCMIERPSYTSGRMEGFLMKRGKEDSRYQPRKFVLSGLQDTLRYYVREKREPKAILRISELNVVYAPMKIGNPNSLQLTFMKDGTTRHIYVYHDDPEVINNWYMAIRCAKLHRLQIAFPSASESELADSLTHDFTREGWLLKTGPRATDSYKRRWFTLDDRKLMYHDDQLDANPKGEIFLGNQLDGYSVRIGAPAGAKDQGFSFTLFTPERTYNMSSHSEQDRDEWIAAIQCVLERPLSPQDNSISARLIRKRGGTNPKSIFTGR